In the Tetrapisispora phaffii CBS 4417 chromosome 10, complete genome genome, tctctttttatCTTTACATCATACCTGGCATACCTCCCATACCTGGCATACCCCCTGGAGGACCACCAGCAGATGGTGGTTGTGGAGCGTCAACAACAGCGACTTCCGTTGTAGCCAATAATGAAGCTACACCTGATGCATCAACCAAACCTGTTCTAACGACTTTAAATGGATCGATGATACCAGCAGCCAACATATCAGTGAATTCACCCTTGGATGAGTCATAACCTTTTGCGAACTCTTCACCAAATTCATCTCTTAATTTGCCAACGATGACAGAGCCTTCTTCACCGGCATTGTCGATAATTTGTCTAGCCGGTCTAGTGATAGCCTTTCTGATAATATCGACACCTAATTTTTGGTCGAAGTTAGCGACTTCGAGCTCATCTAAAACTCTGGAAGCTTTGACTAACGCAGTACCACCACCTGGTAAAATACCTTCCTCGACGGCAGCTCTCGTGGCGTTTAATGCATCATCATAACGGTCTTTCTTTTCGCCTACTTCAACTTCAGAAGAACCACCAACTCTAATAACGGCAACACCACCCGATAATTTAGCTAGACGTTCTTGTAGTTTTTCCTTTTCGTAAGAGTTAGTGTTGGTTAAGTCAATAGagtttttaatttgttcaattcttgtttcaatattttgtttagaACCTGCACCGTTTAAGATGACCGTATCTTCCTTTGTGATGGTGATAGAATCAGAAGAACCAAGATGTTCCATAGTACATTGGTCTGGTTTTAAGTCTAATTCTTCTGTGAAGACAGTACCACCGGTTAAGACAGCGATATCACCTAAAGTGTTCTTTCTGTTATCACCGAAACCAGGGGCCTTAACAGCACAGACTTTAACCTGACCTCTTAATTTGTTTAAGATACAAGCAGCAAGGGCTTCACCGTCGATATCTTCAGCTACGATCAGTAAAGGTCTTCTTGATTGGTTTGATAATTCTAAAGCTGGCAAAATATCTTGAATGGCtgaaattttcttttcactTAGTAAAACCAATGGTTTTTCGAATTCCACTTTACCTGATTTTGGTTCAGTGATGAAATATGGAGAGATGAACCCACGGTCGAATTTCATACCTTCTGTGACCTCTAGTTCATCCTCCAGAGTTCTACCTTCTCTAATTGTGATGACACCTTCCTTACCCACTTTTTCCATAGCAGATGCTAACAATTTACCTACATGAGCATCACCGTTTGCAGAGATAGTTGCGACTTGAGCAATTTCTTCTGAGGTAGTGATTTCTTTCTTATTCTTGGTCAAGAAGTCGATAACTTTTTGGACAGCGGCTTGGGAACCTCTTCTCAAGTCCATTGGGTTGCAGCCGGCAGCCACGTTCTTAACGGATTCGCTGAAGATAGCTCTGCCTAAAACTGTAGCGGATGTAGTACCATCACCTGCAGCTTCATTTGTCTTTGATGCGACTTCTTGAAGTAGTTTAGCGCCCATATTTTCGAATTTATCCTCTAATACGATTGATTTAGCAACAGTGACACCATCTTTGGTAATTTTTGGAGCACCGAAAGGTTGTTCAATCAGAACGTTTCTACCTTTCGGACCTAAGGTAGCGGAGACTGCATCAGCCAGTATTTCTACACCTTTTAGAAGGGAGGCTCTAGCGTCCACGCCAAATTTAATCTCTTTATGAGAGTAGAAACGTTTTAGAACCGGAGTGATGGAACGACGAGCAGACGATCTTAACATTGCGAGTGTGAGTGTGAGTGTGAGTGTGAGTGTATCTTCTCTTGGGTGACTAGATATAACTACAAAACGGAAAAACGTTCAACACGGAAGCTAACTGCAATGAGCAAAGCGGCAAGATTTAAGTCCAGATATACgtatatatacttataatTAGAGCCTCAAGAAGTTATGTGTGTGATCTTATTTTGACCAATCCATTTTTCTACAATACAATGGGGGGAAGGAGAAGGATATCTTCTAGAACCCAAAAAGAAAAGTCAAAAACTTCCACACATGCTCGTATAAAATGATGATCACACACGTG is a window encoding:
- the HSP60 gene encoding chaperone ATPase HSP60 (similar to Saccharomyces cerevisiae HSP60 (YLR259C); ancestral locus Anc_6.47), whose translation is MLRSSARRSITPVLKRFYSHKEIKFGVDARASLLKGVEILADAVSATLGPKGRNVLIEQPFGAPKITKDGVTVAKSIVLEDKFENMGAKLLQEVASKTNEAAGDGTTSATVLGRAIFSESVKNVAAGCNPMDLRRGSQAAVQKVIDFLTKNKKEITTSEEIAQVATISANGDAHVGKLLASAMEKVGKEGVITIREGRTLEDELEVTEGMKFDRGFISPYFITEPKSGKVEFEKPLVLLSEKKISAIQDILPALELSNQSRRPLLIVAEDIDGEALAACILNKLRGQVKVCAVKAPGFGDNRKNTLGDIAVLTGGTVFTEELDLKPDQCTMEHLGSSDSITITKEDTVILNGAGSKQNIETRIEQIKNSIDLTNTNSYEKEKLQERLAKLSGGVAVIRVGGSSEVEVGEKKDRYDDALNATRAAVEEGILPGGGTALVKASRVLDELEVANFDQKLGVDIIRKAITRPARQIIDNAGEEGSVIVGKLRDEFGEEFAKGYDSSKGEFTDMLAAGIIDPFKVVRTGLVDASGVASLLATTEVAVVDAPQPPSAGGPPGGMPGMGGMPGMM